One genomic region from Populus nigra chromosome 8, ddPopNigr1.1, whole genome shotgun sequence encodes:
- the LOC133701960 gene encoding cell wall / vacuolar inhibitor of fructosidase 2-like, which translates to MAPSLFLVLLLLLMISTSQCSATLQDKQPDLIEKSCSIIVGYEDCVRILRSDPRAIKATNVKELAYIILDLCIANATETLREIPKLQEKYKKDGQIEEALRRCEVEYESADKVYFRKAVEQLGTKSYREAQNSAHIGGALGTSCEQEFYFQAPEFSPLWLRNHDLAVLGTVAEGIVSLLRLNKS; encoded by the coding sequence ATGGCCCCTTCTTTATTCCTTGTACTTCTACTACTTCTCATGATCTCAACAAGCCAATGTTCTGCAACTTTGCAAGATAAACAACCTGATCTAATAGAGAAATCCTGCTCAATAATCGTAGGATATGAAGACTGCGTGAGAATCCTCAGATCAGACCCTCGTGCCATTAAAGCAACCAACGTCAAAGAGCTAGCTTACATCATTCTTGATCTCTGCATAGCAAACGCCACAGAGACTCTTCGAGAAATCCCAAAGTTGCAAGAGAAGTACAAGAAAGATGGACAAATTGAGGAAGCTCTACGAAGGTGTGAGGTGGAATATGAGAGTGCTGACAAAGTTTATTTTCGCAAGGCTGTTGAGCAACTAGGGACTAAGTCTTATCGTGAAGCACAGAATTCAGCACACATCGGAGGTGCATTAGGTACGAGTTGTGAACAAGAATTTTATTTCCAAGCACCAGAATTCTCACCTTTATGGCTCAGGAATCATGATTTGGCAGTTCTTGGTACTGTTGCAGAAGGCATTGTTTCCCTTCTTCGTTTGAATAAATCTTAA